A window of the Helianthus annuus cultivar XRQ/B chromosome 4, HanXRQr2.0-SUNRISE, whole genome shotgun sequence genome harbors these coding sequences:
- the LOC110933682 gene encoding leucine-rich repeat extensin-like protein 5 produces the protein MSPRVRGRGGRGKAQVLTRNDHKAGPSHRRIPSASIASSPHEDWRTYIEPTRRSVSLSSSPSYHDSFGLHQNNESDHSQHSFIPLQRSGSHRAFQDSTPYFQSRFNPMNQVQEPEGPNPLGPADHYPEMQDIEMDEDPDPEMPPSGTPMHPIEISSGSSFHGSPYRGPDSFAERWATHNWEYIPPFNPQHHQHQDPSEDSRFQVVTPPPPPQPEQQLSPEPPRRRRSGARMSVRGGFHFSTPQHSSNSHYPPLYEDPQMGGPSNPVSEVNSPPVAPPPPHMGYDNPIPSYAGAAAYNPFEQPTHSGYNYYNAPNVDPYLEAANYNALHPKGPFQAAYPTGYPAYGYQYPPPPQPLQPPQIQPPQ, from the coding sequence ATGTCGCCACGTGTAAGAGGAAGAGGTGGCAGAGGAAAGGCTCAAGTGCTAACAAGAAATGATCACAAAGCTGGGCCATCACACAGGCGCATACCATCCGCATCAATCGCATCGAGTCCTCACGAAGACTGGAGGACCTACATAGAGCCTACGAGACGCTCTGTCTCacttagctcttcaccatcataTCACGATTCATTCGGACTCCATCAGAACAACGAGTCTGACCACTCGCAGCACTCCTTCATCCCGTTGCAGCGATCGGGTTCGCACCGTGCTTTCCAGGACTCGACCCCATACTTCCAAAGTAGGTTCAATCCAATGAACCAGGTTCAAGAACCAGAGGGTCCAAACCCTTTGGGGCCAGCTGATCACTATCCTGAGATGCAGGATATAGAGATGGATGAAGATCCAGATCCCGAGATGCCACCGAGTGGGACGCCGATGCATCCCATTGAAATTTCCAGCGGATCATCATTTCATGGTTCGCCTTACAGGGGTCCGGACAGTTTTGCTGAAAGATGGGCCACACACAACTGGGAGTACATTCCCCCTTTCAACCCACAACATCATCAACatcaggatccctctgaggattcgcGTTTCCAGGTGGTCACGCCACCGCCTCCGCCACAGCCAGAACAGCAACTGTCTCCAGAACCACCGAGGCGAAGAAGATCAggtgcacggatgtccgtgcgagggggtttccacttcagcaccccccAACACTCAAGCAACAGCCATTACCCGCCGTTGTACGAAGACCCGCaaatgggtgggccttcaaacccAGTTTCTGAAGTCAACTCTCCGCCagtcgcaccaccaccaccgcacatGGGTTATGATAACCCAATTCCTTCTTACGCCGGTGCAGcggcgtacaacccgtttgagcagccaacACACTCGGGTTACAACTACTACAATGCCCCTAATGTTGACCCGTACCTCGAGGCAGCGAACTACAATGCTCTTCATCCCAAAGGACCCTTTCAAGCTGCGTACCCAACTGGGTACCCAGCATATGGGTATCAATacccaccacctcctcaacctctgcagCCACCACAAATCCAACCACCGCAGTAG